In Pseudomonas sp. ADAK2, the genomic window CCGCAATCGGTCGGCTACGTGCCGTCCAGTGGCGCTCGCTACTACTCGATCAACGACCCGCGAACCCTGTTGTTGTCGCTGCGTTACGACCTCTGATCTTTCTCACGAGAACATTCCAAGGAGCACACTATGGCCCTCTCCCGCAGAGAAATGATTACCCGCATCGCCGCTGTCGGTGGCTATGGTGCCGCCGTCAGCGCCCTCGGCGCGCTGGGGCTGACGCCTCAGGCCGTGGCATCGACTTTCAACCCGCTGCGACTGGGCAGCAGCGGCAAAGGCAAAAACGTGGTGGTGGTCGGCGCCGGGATCTCCGGGCTGGTCAGTGCCTATGAGCTGCGCAAGGCCGGTTTTACCGTGACCATTCTCGAAGCCCGGGAGCGAGTAGGCGGACGCAACTGGACCCTGCGCCGTGGCACCAAAGTCGATTTCGACGACGGCGTGAGCCAGACCGTCGACTTCGATGACGGGCAGTTTTTCAACGCCGGTCCGGCGCGGATTCCCAGCCATCACCAGACCATTCTCGGCTACTGCCGCGAGTTGGGTGTCGAACTGCAAGTACTGGTCAACAGCAGCCGCAATGCCCTGGCCCTGCCGGATCCGAGCAAACCGGCCTTCCAGTTGCGCCAGGCGGTCAACGACACCCGTGGTCAACTCTCCGAACTGCTGGCGCGCACCGTCAGCCGCCAAGCCCTGGACCAGGATTTGAGCATCGATGACCGCAAGGCGCTGCTGAATTTCCTCAAGGTCTATGGCGACCTCAATGCCGACTTCCAATACAAGGGCTCGGTGCGCTCGGGCTACACCCGCGTGCCCGGTGCCGGCGATCAAACCGGGGTGACCCGAGCCCCGCTGGAACTGCAAACCCTGCTCAATCCCAAGCTCTGGGGCGCGCTGGTGTTCGATGAAATCCCCGAGTTTTCCTCGACCATGTTCCAACCGGTCGGCGGCATGGACCGCATTCCTTACGCGTTCTACGACAAGCTCAAGGACGCGGTGCGCTTCAACGCCGAGGTCAGCGATATCCAGACGTCCGAAAGCGGCAGCCGCATCACTTACCGGGATCGCAAGACCGGCAAGACGCAAACCCTGAACGCCGATTACGCGGTGGTCACCGTGCCGCTGCCGTTGCTGGCGAAACTGCCGAGCAACTTCAGCCAACCGTTCAAGCAAGCGATTCTGAGCGCGCAAAGCGATCAGGCGAACAAAGTGGCCTGGCAGTCGCCGCGTTTCTGGGAAACCGACTTCAACATCTACGGCGGGCTCTCTTACCTCG contains:
- a CDS encoding flavin monoamine oxidase family protein, with the protein product MALSRREMITRIAAVGGYGAAVSALGALGLTPQAVASTFNPLRLGSSGKGKNVVVVGAGISGLVSAYELRKAGFTVTILEARERVGGRNWTLRRGTKVDFDDGVSQTVDFDDGQFFNAGPARIPSHHQTILGYCRELGVELQVLVNSSRNALALPDPSKPAFQLRQAVNDTRGQLSELLARTVSRQALDQDLSIDDRKALLNFLKVYGDLNADFQYKGSVRSGYTRVPGAGDQTGVTRAPLELQTLLNPKLWGALVFDEIPEFSSTMFQPVGGMDRIPYAFYDKLKDAVRFNAEVSDIQTSESGSRITYRDRKTGKTQTLNADYAVVTVPLPLLAKLPSNFSQPFKQAILSAQSDQANKVAWQSPRFWETDFNIYGGLSYLDHEVKGLWYPSDRLNSAQGILVAAYNTSEPAQAFSKKSIAEQFASSRQAVELLHPGHSAKLQKPVAINWAKVPFSKGPWIVNDEVGESAYAILNQPQGRTYLASDALAHGGVGIWQNSAADSARRIVALIGRHAERTQSGVAA